In Quercus robur chromosome 10, dhQueRobu3.1, whole genome shotgun sequence, a genomic segment contains:
- the LOC126702269 gene encoding probable inactive purple acid phosphatase 27 — translation MGKDEADGSNEYNNFQHGSLNTTRELFRDLKNIDIVFHIGDICYANGYILQWDQFTAQVEPIASTVPYMIASGNHERDWPRIGSFYGIMDSWGGMWCVGGDYVLCPC, via the exons ATGGGGAAG GATGAAGCTGATGGTTCCAACGAATATAACAATTTCCAGCATGGCTCTCTTAACACTACTCGAGAGCTTTTTAGAGACTTAAAGAACATTGATATAGTTTTCCACATTGGAGATATTTGTTATGCAAATGGATACATTTTACAGTGGGACCAATTTACAGCACAGGTTGAGCCAATTGCATCAACCGTGCCATACATGATTGCAAG TGGTAACCATGAGCGTGACTGGCCAAGGATTGGATCATTCTATGGGATTATGGACTCTTGGGGGGGAATGTGGTGTGTTGGTGGAGACTATGTTTTATGTCCCTGCTGA